One window of the Sebastes umbrosus isolate fSebUmb1 chromosome 1, fSebUmb1.pri, whole genome shotgun sequence genome contains the following:
- the LOC119497343 gene encoding rho-related GTP-binding protein RhoA-D-like — MAAIRKKLVIVGDGACGKTCLLIVFSKDQFPEVYVPTVFENYIADIEVDGKQVELALWDTAGQEDYDRLRPLSYPDTDVILMCFSIDSPDSLENIPEKWTPEVKHFCPNVPIILVGNKKDLRNDDNTRRELAKMKQEPVKAEEGRDMAGRINAFGYLECSAKTKDGVREVFEMATRAALQVRKRKKRGGCALL, encoded by the exons ATGGCAGCCATACGGAAGAAGCTGGTGATTGTCGGGGATGGAGCTTGCGGGAAAACATGTCTCCTCATTGTTTTCAGTAAAGATCAGTTTCCTGAAGTCTACGTCCCGACGGTGTTCGAGAACTACATCGCTGATATCGAGGTTGATGGAAAACAG GTGGAGTTGGCGTTGTGGGATACCGCAGGCCAAGAGGACTACGACAGGTTGAGGCCTCTCTCCTACCCCGACACAGATGTCATCCTTATGTGCTTCTCCATCGACAGCCCAGACAGTTTAG AAAATATCCCTGAGAAGTGGACGCCTGAGGTGAAGCACTTCTGTCCCAATGTTCCCATCATCCTGGTGGGGAACAAGAAGGACCTGAGGAACGACGACAACACACGGAGAGAGCTGGCCAAGATGAAGCAG GAGCCAGTGAAGGCAGAAGAAGGCAGAGACATGGCCGGCAGGATCAACGCTTTTGGCTATTTGGAGTGTTCCGCCAAGACCAAGGACGGCGTGCGGGAAGTGTTCGAGATGGCCACTAGAGCGGCGCTGCAGGTCCGCAAGCGCAAG